TGCCAATGTTCATGTTACAAATGGCTCTGAGTCCCTTGAATCTCCTACTCCCTATGCTGGTACTAAAACACTCTCTGTAGGTGATGGTAAGACTTTGCTCATAACTCACATAGGTTCCACTTCCTTATCTTCCAACAATTCAccaaatttacacttaaattctGTTTTGCATGTTCCTGCCATGAAAAAGAATCTCATAAGTGTCTCTAAATTAACACATGATTATAATGTGTATCTTGAATTTCATAAGAATTGTTGTTTTGTTAAGGACAAACTCACTGGAGCTGTTCTTCTCAAAGGACCAATTAAGGATGGCCTCTAtgttcttggtgattcaagtcaACCCTCACATACCCTCCAATGTAATCTCACCTCATTCTCTCAATCTACCCCTGCTCATACTTGTCATAGTTGTTGTAATGACTCCACTGTTTCATCAGTGACATCTTGTAATATGCCAACTATTAATAAAGAATTTTGTTCAGATTACTCTTTACAATATTCTCCATCTGTTTCTTTCACTTGTCTTAATCAAGACATAAATCTTTGGCATCAAAAATTGGGGCATCCTTCTTCTGCAATTTTAAGCAGaatattaacaaatatacctcATACAGGAACTTTAAAAGACCTACAATTTTGCATTGCATGTCAAAAAGGCAAAAGTCACAAACAACCTTACTCCTTGTCTACCAGTCATGCTTCTCAACCCCTTCAGTCAATTCAtactgatttatggggtccatcTCATATTTCATCTAAGGAAGGATACAAATATTACATTCATTTTATAGATGATCATACTAGGTACACTTGGATTTATCCTTTAACACTTAAGTCTCAAGCCTTTGATGTCTTTCTTAAGTTCAAAAGTATGGTTGAAAAACAATTCAATTTGCCTATCAAGAGTGTTCAGTCCGATTGGGGAGGGGAATACAGACCatttgctaattttttacatGATCAAGGAATTCATTTCCAACATCCTTGTCCACATGATCATGAACAAAATGAAAGAGCCGAAAGAAAACATAGGCACATTACTGAAACCGGTTTGGTTCTTCTTGCTCAATCTGGTCTTTCATTATCATATTGGTGGTATGCGtttcaaaatgttgttttcacaATCAATAGACTTCCTACTGCTGTTCTTGACTTTAAAAGTCCATATGAATGTTTATTTGGAAGTAAACCAGATTACAAGATTTTAAAACCATTTGGGTGTGCTTGTTTTCCACATTTGAGACCTTATAATAATCACAAGCTTGAGTACAGATCAGATCAGTGCATATTCTTAGGTTATTCATCTCGTCACAAAGGCTATTTGTGTGAGAATTCACAAGGAAGACTATATATTGCAAGGAATGTTGTCTTTAATGAAGGATGTTTTCCTGCATTTTCTACTCCCTGCTCATCACAGGTACATTCAacattttctaataattttcCTTGTGCTACATATCATTTTCCTCCTGCTGCTTCTCATTCTAATCTTTTTTGTAATTCCTCTACTGCTGCATCTCTACCCGAGCCATCAACCCAACCAGCaccagcaacaacatcaaccaATATTCACCCCACACCAGTTACAATGCCACTCTCTACACACCAGCAGCCTATACCACATCCACAACCCTCATTTTCCCCAACACAGCAGCCTCCCCCACACCAGCAATCACCAATTATACCCACTACACCCAATATTCACACCACACCAGATATAATACCTTCCTCTATCCACCAGCAGCCTACACCACTTCCGCAGCCTACCTCTCACCAAACACAACAATCCCTTACACACCAGCAACCACCAACAATACAACAACCTATATCCCAACCCCTAAACCAGTCCTCTATTGTATCTGGTGTACAGCAGCAGTCTACTACAAATCAGAATGTGATCCCTACTGCAGAGCCATCTCATCCACCAACATATGATTCAAGCATCATTTCGCGAATTCACAAAATGAAGGCAAGGTCTCAAAGTGGGATTTACAAACCAAAAGCCTATCTATCCACAAGACACCCACTTGCTGAATCCTTATTTCCTACTGAACCAAGGACAGTTCAGCAAGCCCTTAAGGACCCAAAATGGTTTAACTCAATGCAAAAAGAGAATACTGCCTTAGTTAAAGCCAAAACCTGGACATTGGTCCCATATCAGCCTCACATGGATGTTATTGACAACAAATGGGTGTATCAGATCAAACTTAATGCAGATGGTTCTCTCAACACTTATAAATCAAGATTAGTGGCCAAAGGTTATCTACAAACACCTGGTATTGACTATGAAGAGACCTTTAGCCCCGTGGTGAAACCGGTTACTGTTAGGACTGTTCTCACCTTAGCAGTCACTTCATCATGGCCTGTTAAGCAATTGGATGTTAGTAATGCCTTTTTGAATGATGATTTGCAAGAAACGGTCTACATGAGGCAACCTAGAGGCTTTGAGGATCCAACAAAACCAACTCATGTCTGTCATTTACATAAAGCTCTCTACGGATTGAAGCAAGCACCAAGAGCTTGGAATGAGAAACTAAGGCAAACACTTTTAAAGTGGGGTTTTCGAGCTTCAAGATCCAACACTTCACTTTTTGTATATGCCTCCGGATCTGATCTCATAATTCTTCTagtatatgttgatgacataCTAGTTACTGGACCAAACTCACAGTTAATTTCAAAACTCATCACTGATCTGAATGCCTCCTTTGCTTTAAAAGATCTTGGTCCTATCCACTACTTTCTTGGTATAGAGATCTATAGAGATGCTGCTGGTATGTATCTCTCTCAAAGCAAATATGTCACTGATCTTCTTGTTCGGCTTCAGCTTGATGGTGCTAAAAGCTGCCCGAATCCCACCAGCTCTACTCAGAAATTATCCCTATCCGATGGTGAACCTTTTCAAGATATTACTCTCTATAGAAGCACACTTGGTGCTCTACAATATCTCACCTTGACACGGCCTGATGTTGcctttataataaataaacttagtcAGTTTATTCATGCGCCAACTGTTACTCATTGGGAGGCCTGCAAACGTCTACTTCGTTATCTCAAAGGCACAATTTCTCATGGATTACTTCTCAGACCAGCAGCCACAATGGATATTTCTGCTTActctgatgctgattgggccagTTGTATAGATGATCGAAGGTCCACGGGGGGCTATGTGATTTTTCTTGGAGGTAATTTGGTTTCTTGGTCTGCCAAGAAGCAAAACGTTGTTGCTAGGTCCAGTACTGAAAGTGAATTTCAAAGCCTAGCCAACACTGCTGCAGAAATTAGGTTGCTGGTGAACTTGCTATCTGAGTTGCACATAAAACCAGCTCAAACACCAGTTATCTGGGTTGATAACCAAGGAGCAGCTGCACTTGCAGCTAATCCTATCTTTCATGCTCGATCTAAGCACATCGAAATCGATCTTCACTTTGTAAGGGATCAAATTTTGGCAAAGGAGTTAGCTGTCCGATATGTTCCAGCCACAGATCAAATCGCAGATTCTCTTACAAAACCTCTCTCTACAGATCGATTTTTGTATCTCAAAGGCAAACTAAAAATGGCTTCCACCCCTTTTCGTTTGAGGGGGGATATTAACTAATGTTTTACTGGTTTTAACTGTCCTTTATTTTCTGTTAACAGTTAGTTAATTTCAGTTAGTTTCTTTAACTAACTTCTGTTTTGCTTTGTAATCTTTGAGTATAAATAAAGTGCTTACTGCTCATTTTTAGAGCTAAGCTTTCAGCTAATTCCTCTCTCTctgttctttctttttctctgaGTTTTACTCTGGTTTTTACCATCTGATTTAGCTTGATAAGCTTCTACAGAGACAAATAAAGAGATAATTCTAAATTATActgaaattacatatttatttaatatagaccgtattatattaaataataaatactattatgtttgaataaatatattgtattaattattatgactaaattttttaatacaatataagttatattatttaatacatagtaAATTGTCCatattagcttgtattataatatttacaaagtaCCCGGACCtggaacccaaacccagacccaaaatcaaaactaggactgggacccgaACCTCAGACCCAGACCCTGGACTTGAACCCCAAACTCGGACCTCGAACATCGAACCTGGGACCAAACCCGAGCCTGACTTGGACCTGGACTAGAGAACCGAACACGGACCCGACCCGTAGTTGGTCttacccgtagtcagtgttggGGTCGATTCTATTGAAAATATATTGTACCTTTATACTATATATTAATACATGCAAGTCAATACCAAAtatagtattgtattaaatactactaatacaatataatatagtACAATCTATCACAAcacaatacaattcaatatgACATACCAAACGAGCCATATATGTCTATAGTTACAAGCTTACAATTATTGTTACATTTAAACCtattaaatatttcaaattagaaTTAACATTATGAGTAActattgaaatagatttttatttaatgttaCTTTGCAAATGACTTTTATTCTATAATGTTTTACGAAACAACATTAATTCTCAATAAAGTGTCGAGAATATTAGATAAAAGCATCGAGTGTGTCTCAAGAATTATTTGCAaagaatcataaaaaaaaaaaaaaaaaaaaaaaaaaaaaactattatatcaataattatatatatatttttaaaaaatactatttattaaaACACCCCTTAGCATTAATGAAACATAATTATGTGTTATTCTTGAATGTGTGTCAAATAAGTCCATAAATTAACTAATTTTGTCATTAGAATAAGTTGGCATGTGCTTTGGTTGGGTGGCTATTTTGATGGTTCCATAGTCTTTTGGTTTATGCAATAAaatcattatatattattatatttttatttaattaatggttgtttttaaaaaaatattatttagtgTAAATAGTTAATAAATCTTAGGGTGCTTTTGCAATACACCTTATTAAAATGAGTGTACTGATGCAACTCCTAACTGTTTCGGTATCTATGAAAactttttagtctaattttttttatagttgtatatgttatagttatttaagacattctgcaaaattttgagaaatttagaaTACTTTACAATATCGAAATCAATGTTTAAACTGTCTATTTCAcacgcatataaaataaaaaagtcatgTTTGCaacaaactctttgaacattgttttcgacgtgttaaatttttttaaatttttctaaattttgttagatgtcttaaataactataatgtatacgaacataaaaaaaattggactaAGTAATTTTTTAGATACCGAAATAGATAAAGGTTCATCGATACACCCTTTTTAAAGTggtgtattgtagaattttcctaaaTCTTATTCCCTTTTTTTAGCCACTAATTTAGGATACCTAGCCAAATTTGTGGGCTTTTTTGCTATTTGGGTGGATTTGAATCTTTTTCAGGTTGGGCCTAAGAGACCATTTTATtgagaaaaattgaaaaatacttttttttcttatacattaactaaatttatatttaaataaaatttaattcaaatatacattttttattagTATTGTACTCAAATTACCTTCATAACCTTACATAAATAAGACACaatttcaaacataataaattgtGTTATTTGGAGATGGATGtgtaggtttgtaaaaaaattagggCAAAATTTTAGTTAGGAAAGAATGGAGACTATCGTGAAATGATAGAGGTAAAATTGGTAgaatgattgaaaaaaaaaaaggtaaacatAATAGATTCTGAaagagaataaaaattaaaggcaTCAATTTAAAAGAAGTATGTAGTGTAACAATTACAACTTTAGTTATGTACAAAAGTGAGTAGTTTAActcattatttgatttattttatgtactAAACAAACTTGGGAATGATAGTAACAATTACAAATAAGATACTGTGAGATTTAAATGTATGACGAGTACCAAGAAAATACAATGATAACAACGGTTTTCAAATTATATCATTAGTTCTCTATAGATTTATCATTGTCATATATATTtcttaattctaatttaatttattcaaaCGATGTATATGACTTAATTATCACTAAATAGCAATTTGTTTCCTAGTTACTCATAAAATAAAGTGGAGAAAATAGAGTGGGTGATATTGTAGCAAAATTAAAAACCCAAACCAAACTAGTAGAAGCAAATACATAAAGTCTTAACAAttctattcaaaaaaataagtGATTGTttaacaaatacataaaaacaactaaaaaattataaaaatacaattatacagaattttaaatatttttacaatttatataattatatttacaaaaaatacagtCTTTTTTGTTGtactgtatgttattttttattattgttttgatgttgTTTGCATGTTATTTTCctattacttttatgtaatttttttttaatatttttgtgatGTTTCTATAcaaaaccataaaaatataataaataaataaatgtaaaaatatatatatttttctaaaaaaaaataatactttgtGTAATTAtcccaaaaaataaattaaaaccaCAAGTAATTTTCAAAAGAGTAAGAAGGGCTAATCTAATAGATTCCTAAAGCGTGGGTAGAAGCCAAATAGGCGGGCGACGATTCATTTTGTTGAGTGTAGCTGAGTGTAACTTAAATTCATCATTTTCTAGATCATATAGTCCTACATCGAAAATCATAGGAATTGATGAACCACAAATCACATCCTCATCATGGGTAAAATATATACAATTTGGTTGAATCCCATTAAATCTAGTAGCCAAAACCGATACTGAAGAGTTATCACCAACGAACAAAGCCATTTCACCAAGACTTTTCATATGAATCCAATTGTTTGACTCCATGCAATACCTCCAAGTTCGACGAATTTCATCTTTAATATCCCAACGAAAAAACCTTTCAACCAATATAATATGTCCATATGATTCCACCAGGTATCTCTTCAATCCCAAATGCAGCAATGGAATCTCACGAGCAAGTTCTCTTACTGTTGAGTCGACGCAAGGGCTTCtaagatcaaaagatcttaaggTACCATCATTAATTATCGCATAAAATAAACCCTTAAAATGAATGACatcaaaagaataaaaatacagCTCTATTTTTATCTAAATTTGGGGGCCATCATCCCTTGACAATTTAATGAAAGCCATGTCGAGTTGAATTACGCTGGGTGACATATTGTTACCATAACTAGGTTTGTAGAGTGTTACTGTCCAATCTCTGTTTATTGTTTACTACCCAACCCTTTGAGGAGCCGCAATTTGCGGAGCGGGTCTGATCCGATTCAAGATCCAATAACTATCCGAATATTTCGGAGCAGTAATGATCCGTCAGGTCTGATAATATTTATATCGATTATGTAATTCTTTCATTTGTTGATGTTGATTATCCTTCATCAATTACGCCACATATGACAAACAGCACCAAATCTTATAAAATCAATCAATGATtcaattttctctaaaatttaTCTTATAAAATCAATCAATGATtcaattttctctaaaattaaCTCTAAGATATCTCTTGGAGTCTCGGtccaatctaaaaaaaatacagaataAGAGGGAGTAAGTGTTAATTGTGCTATACAGTCTTGTTAAATTGCCTATACCCATTTTCATACACTCAATCCTAATTCAATAGGTAGTACCCCATCTATTGTTTGAGTAAACTCAACAATAGAAGCATATTGGTTACAACAATTTGAGAATAAGTAAGATGATATGATTTTTATAAATGACAAGTGAATGAGTAAAGAGTAAGGCAGATTTGCAATAATACTTACAGTGAGGTTTGTTTGTTTGAAATTGAATGATGTTTGGATCAGCATCAACGATTTCCTTCATAGTATTATCATTAACCATTGTTAAATGTGTCTCGCTTGAATatactattatttttttgaagaaCAAATCTTATTAAGAATGAGGCTGGAAAACATAAATTCAAACCAAGTAAATGTAGCCATTTTTTCTGCATTTGAAAGTCAGAATATTCCTGCTATAGTTGCTGAACTATTAAGGCCAAAGAGAGACACACATAATAAACTCATCATTATGCACTTCTTCAATTTTCTGCATTTGCTTGTTTCCGAGCCTCTTCTCGCATCACTGCTCTAGTATATATTTCATAGCAACAACCTGCTACAACAACTATAGTGAGTACATCTCCCACTCTCATAAGTCGCCTCACATTAGGCTTATGTGACTTGAATCGCTTTAAAGATGGGTCCTCAGCCAAGAGAGCTAGTTCGCGCTTTCCTGGTTCTACATGAAATTGGCGACGCGAGAGGGAAAGGGCATTGTTTCTTGCTCCCTGAAAGTGAGAGCGCAATTGAGAGGCAACAGCAGTTTTGTTGAGGATGAAAGCCATGATTGGTGAAGGGTAAAGGTGTAGGGCGagcgagagagaaagagaagaccGATCAAGAGAGCAATTGGTTGATGGAAGGAAGGAGATGAAGAACAGAGGCGGCTAGGCTTGGTTGTTCTTCCTGTCGGGTGAGCTTTCCTGAGAAATGAAACTCTTGTGTTATCAAGAGGTGGATATTACCTCAATGTTGAGCCTTCATTAATATTTAACTTTACTATTCCCTTTTCAATACTACCCTCCTCCATACCCACTCTAGAGAAAATAATTaacaatataattattaatcttactctaaattaaatttataatcctcctgatatgaaaaaaaaaaaacagtacttTGTATAGTAAAGAACTACAGATTGTCAAATACACATAATCTCAGTAATTGGTATATTACATATTAAAGAatgaattaatatgttaaattaaggaTGGGTTCACACAATGTTAAATTAGAGCACAAACATTAATATTATACAACTAACTATGTAATCTGTATATAGAGATTGAAAGattcaaaacaaaacaaaaaaaacagtgTTAATGGAATTACTCACTCACAGACTCAAACTAAGAAATGGTACGGTGTGTTGAGTGGAaacatatgtgtatatatatatatatactagactACAGGACCATTTTTTGACAGGACAAAATTATGTCCcttatacataatatatatttatatatatatgtataattatgaGGTTTGACAATTATAAATTGAGAATTGTTAGAATATAACTACGACTATACATATGGTGGCTATCTCACTCTCTGGGTCCCACTTTCGAATCCATCCATTAACGGCTGATGAGTGAAGAATcaaatttttcttcttctacattccctttctctctcccaataaatatatatatatatatgtatatatatgtatgtgtgtcATTGTAGTTAGTATGGTGAAGTGTgatcatatataaaaatttaatgttgcaCTGGGTGTTCAAGCAAGAGTTAGAAGAAgagagttatatatataataagtaatCCGGCCATATCCAAGAATAATAGTGACAATTCTTccaagttatatatatttttgttattatatttgagtaattttcttattattattattattattattattattattattattattattattaaaaaaataacttcagtaggtttttacaaacctactaatatttttcattcaaaaaaacttactaataatatatatttttgttattatatttgagtaattttattattattattattattattattatttaaaaaaataacttcaaAAAACTTAAAAGAAAACAACTTATAGATACACATTCtctaacaataaataatttcaatcaatatttaccaaaatattttttactcTTACCCATTCgtattttttatatatcatattttaatgtattttggtATATGTGGCTCAAGATATACTTTCGGTTGGAGTCTTAGTTTTGGACAGACTCAAAGTTTTTGATGACTTTCCAATCAAGTAAAAGCATAATTATATAACTTGGAAGAATTGTCACTATTATTCTTGGATATGGCCGGattacttattatatatataactctcTTCTTCTAACTCTTGCTTGAACACCCAGTGCAACATTAAGTTAATGATTCAAGGAATCCTATGAGGAATGTAAGGATATCCCCTAAAAATATATAGCAGAtggattatatatacatatatttctgAAATTGATGACAATAAATGAAAGATAGTTTGTGTGAATAGGTGCTTATTGTGAATAGTTGTATCTATATGTGGGAGGATGCAACTCTTAGTAATTTGTATTTCtgttaaaattaactttttattggagaatattctgttaaaaaaCATAACAATCTGTTAAATGCACAACAAAAATGGTTAGATAGACATTTATATAATaggtaagatatatatatatatatatatatatatttgtagaatgAAACCTAAACCTAATTTATGGTATTGAACTTTTTCGAGTGGGCTTATATTTGGGCAAACAAATTAATCTCTCCAATCAAAAAACACATTCCTCCAATCATAAAATTGGAATTTGGGGATCTTGTTGTCATTAGATTATCAACAGAGTAAAGTGTGTGTTTGGTGTTTGtattataatcaaattttttaGGGTATTAGATCACAACTATATCAACATCAATAGAATCCTTCATTgcaatattattattgtaacaTAATTTCATCATCACTCATAAAAGAATATCAttatcattaaatatatatgaatgatTGTCaacaaaacatattaaaaagaAGTGAGGTGAAGAGATGACCTGAGAAGTGAAAGAGAGACCCCCCCACCCGGAACTACGGAAGAAACAGACTCTGACTTTACTCCGGccaaaagagaagagagaatcGTTTACAGAGAGAGAGGCAACTTATGTGTAAAAGcccttaactatttttttttttcttaaatacacacaaataaattttttaattttttttagttaacgTTTACATATCTATATTTAATAAGGTCCTGTTTGGTAAcaattttgttttctaattttttaattacaaaatgaaaataagatttttgtttttaaaaattttgtttttgaaaaacaaaaatgcgttctgtaaccacttttgtttttcaattttaaaaacagaaaaacaaaagtgtgttctctaaagtttatttttatctttatttttttgatttatttaagtcgggtctaggtccggggtcgaaTTCGGATCCGGGTCAGAGATCGGGTTCAGCACAAGGGCCGTGAGAGAGGATTTGGGTCCGGATCTTGTCGGAGTCCataatattgattaagaaaaaaaactgtttaaaaaaatattgaaagtgagttttttttgtttttaaaattttgattctcaattaaaaaattgaaaagcaaaaacagtttttatagaacatgtttttaaaatatattttcacttttctaattttaaaaataaaaaactaattaaaaaagtgttaccaaatgccacctaaaattttggtggcaaaacctaCTGAACTCTCATTCTGTTTTGTTCTGTacccctccgtccaaaaatcacagttaaatgccacggtggactgtccacgtatACACACTTGcacacgtggcaaatttttagtggtccacgtaatattaattttaaaataatttaaaaattaaaaaaaaacaatttataaaaataaaaaaaaatctttttttttctactatgttgacaacacaataataaagaatatcaatgtgataagaatttgaatgaatttataaatcaaataaatgatcatgaaataaacatgtaaaccaatgaaataaatctatttctttattgataaatgaatatacaatattgaaatagagttttatttagggcacaaaatccaacacatACATGATCTTCTTCTGATGATTAATTATACCACTGATCAAAAAGATATACCTGGCTATATTTCATCTCTTCAACAAATTTAGTAATGAGCATAACGACCATATTATTCCGATAAAGAGAAGAATCTTTTTTTATTGCGTGTACATGTAGAATTTGTTCTATTCAACTATTCAATAGATGCCTTTAGTGACAAATCTTGTTGATAGTACGGTAGTCGtatctaaatatataaatgTCGTGGTCGAAGCTGGATTTGTTAAATCATTCGCATGTATTTGAATAGAAGTTAACCATTCATTCCAACATAAATAGTGATTATTTGTTCTTCCACCGAAAGAGAGGCTGGTTGAAATTGTTTGAGTAATTCACGTAATTGTTGACATCTTACCAATTGATTCTGAGTAAC
This region of Cannabis sativa cultivar Pink pepper isolate KNU-18-1 chromosome 7, ASM2916894v1, whole genome shotgun sequence genomic DNA includes:
- the LOC133039777 gene encoding uncharacterized protein LOC133039777 translates to MVNDNTMKEIVDADPNIIQFQTNKPHYGGLFYAIINDGTLRSFDLRSPCVDSTVRELAREIPLLHLGLKRYLVESYGHIILVERFFRWDIKDEIRRTWRYCMESNNWIHMKSLGEMALFVGDNSSVSVLATRFNGIQPNCIYFTHDEDVICGSSIPMIFDVGLYDLENDEFKLHSATLNKMNRRPPIWLLPTL
- the LOC115697977 gene encoding succinate dehydrogenase subunit 7B, mitochondrial-like, with protein sequence MAFILNKTAVASQLRSHFQGARNNALSLSRRQFHVEPGKRELALLAEDPSLKRFKSHKPNVRRLMRVGDVLTIVVVAGCCYEIYTRAVMREEARKQANAEN